The following proteins come from a genomic window of Chitinivibrionales bacterium:
- a CDS encoding aspartate carbamoyltransferase catalytic subunit produces MALTIKHLLGLEGVSKEDITLILDTADTFYEVLQREIPQVPTLRGRTIVNLFFENSTRTRMSFELAEKRLSASPLNFSTSTSSVAKGESLRDTMRNIEAMKIDMVVVRHSAAGAPLFLTRCTDAAIINAGDGLHEHPTQALLDMMTIRQKLKKLDGLKVAIIGDILHSRVARSNAWGMTTMGMDVTLCGPPTLLPQHPDVLGVRVTDSMDEALRGADVVMLLRLQLERQGSGLFPSIREYRERYGLDLDKLNKLPGDIIVMHPGPINRGIELASNVADSGKSVILDQVTNGVAVRMAVLFLLGGGERV; encoded by the coding sequence GTGGCGCTGACCATAAAGCATCTGCTCGGCCTCGAAGGCGTGTCGAAGGAGGACATCACCCTCATCCTCGACACGGCCGACACCTTTTACGAGGTGCTCCAGCGCGAGATCCCCCAGGTGCCCACCCTGCGCGGCAGGACCATTGTGAACCTCTTCTTCGAAAACAGCACGCGTACGCGCATGTCGTTCGAGTTGGCCGAAAAGCGGCTCTCGGCGAGCCCGCTCAACTTCTCCACCTCCACGAGCTCGGTTGCCAAAGGGGAATCGCTGCGCGACACCATGCGCAACATCGAGGCCATGAAGATCGACATGGTGGTGGTGCGGCACAGCGCGGCGGGCGCGCCCTTGTTCCTCACGCGCTGCACCGACGCGGCCATCATTAACGCGGGCGACGGCTTGCACGAGCACCCCACCCAGGCGCTGCTTGACATGATGACCATACGCCAGAAGCTGAAAAAACTCGACGGCCTCAAGGTGGCCATCATCGGCGACATCCTGCACAGCCGCGTGGCACGCTCAAACGCCTGGGGCATGACGACCATGGGCATGGACGTGACGCTGTGCGGCCCGCCCACCCTGCTGCCGCAGCACCCCGATGTCCTGGGCGTGCGGGTCACCGACAGCATGGACGAGGCGCTGCGCGGCGCCGACGTCGTGATGCTTTTGCGGCTCCAGCTCGAGCGCCAGGGAAGCGGCCTGTTCCCCTCCATCCGCGAATACCGCGAGCGCTACGGGCTCGACCTTGACAAATTAAACAAGCTGCCCGGCGACATCATCGTGATGCACCCCGGCCCCATCAACCGCGGCATCGAGCTCGCCTCCAACGTGGCCGACTCGGGCAAAAGCGTGATCCTCGACCAGGTGACCAACGGCGTGGCCGTGCGCATGGCCGTCCTCTTCCTTCTCGGCGGAGGCGAGCGTGTATAA
- a CDS encoding serine/threonine-protein kinase, whose product METLSNNQKPGDDAENAGSFTFKRVPHVMILPDGSKPDTLGSGTISSLLGVGGMSNVYEIWNPQLEMKRAVKLLHPNYSKESKERFETEIKITAKLDHPNIVEIHAVGEWNGLPYIEMEKIEGVTLEKLLSDRGGLPFEVCTSIGIMMSRALRYAHSHQYTLYGETYRGIIHRDLKPNNIMVTDEGNVKLMDFGIARPIDASIHTTDSTSVMGTMQYLSPELLEGKTPDIRTDIYSLGAILYEVVTGIKAFTESNISKLMLCKIRNEYKPLDSFKLKIPPRLKRLIRKCLNREREKRPPDAAAMLAELTRIHKALTPQTPEAVMQAFVGTGGEKMVVGIKRQIPVWPIAAGLAAMIFIAGAVLIYRSVNKSRRAAPAVVAVKTARPPVIAQAGPELKKPAPGKPLEKSARPARPVSQAAINKTTEPLRKTDVTIIDELKNRFGTQDALELFVKEIKLGKFDEASKVFGYIPADAQQSKTALIYKMRMFEGLGDKTNLEQMMLTQAVDDAEFYLEKAKYYYGAGNSEKCLDFLDACAKSRGEFLDAAALRQDVLYYKALCYSKEFDSHPSRATMKNALDSWFEVKLLLRDSAAHPYFKKAESEMQRIGDKAKDIKG is encoded by the coding sequence ATGGAAACACTCAGCAACAATCAAAAACCGGGCGACGACGCCGAAAATGCCGGCTCGTTCACCTTCAAGCGCGTGCCCCATGTGATGATCCTGCCCGACGGCTCCAAACCCGACACATTGGGTTCAGGAACCATCTCTTCCCTCTTGGGTGTTGGCGGTATGTCAAACGTGTATGAAATCTGGAATCCCCAGCTTGAAATGAAACGGGCGGTAAAACTCCTGCACCCGAATTATTCCAAAGAGTCGAAGGAGCGGTTTGAAACGGAAATTAAAATTACCGCCAAGCTCGACCATCCGAACATCGTCGAAATCCACGCGGTGGGCGAATGGAACGGTCTTCCCTACATCGAGATGGAAAAGATCGAGGGCGTCACGCTCGAAAAACTGCTGAGCGACCGGGGCGGGCTGCCGTTCGAGGTGTGCACGTCGATCGGCATCATGATGAGCCGGGCGCTGCGCTACGCGCACAGCCACCAGTACACCCTGTACGGCGAAACCTACCGGGGCATCATCCACCGCGACCTGAAGCCCAACAACATCATGGTGACCGACGAGGGCAATGTCAAGCTCATGGACTTCGGCATCGCGCGGCCCATCGACGCGTCGATCCACACCACCGACAGCACATCGGTCATGGGCACCATGCAATACCTGTCGCCGGAGCTGCTCGAGGGGAAAACGCCGGACATCCGCACCGACATCTATTCGCTCGGCGCAATCCTGTACGAGGTGGTCACGGGCATCAAGGCATTCACGGAGAGCAACATCTCAAAGCTGATGCTTTGCAAAATAAGAAACGAATACAAACCGCTTGACTCGTTCAAGCTCAAGATCCCGCCCCGGTTAAAGCGGCTCATCAGGAAATGCCTGAACCGCGAACGCGAAAAACGGCCCCCGGACGCCGCGGCCATGCTCGCGGAGCTCACCAGGATCCACAAGGCGCTGACGCCGCAGACGCCCGAGGCGGTCATGCAGGCGTTCGTGGGAACCGGCGGAGAAAAAATGGTGGTGGGGATCAAGAGGCAGATTCCGGTTTGGCCGATTGCCGCCGGTCTTGCCGCGATGATTTTTATTGCCGGTGCGGTTCTGATATACCGATCTGTCAACAAATCCCGGCGGGCAGCGCCGGCGGTTGTCGCCGTGAAAACGGCCCGGCCGCCTGTAATTGCGCAGGCCGGGCCTGAATTGAAAAAACCTGCTCCCGGTAAGCCGCTCGAAAAATCGGCCAGGCCCGCAAGACCCGTATCGCAGGCGGCCATCAACAAGACAACGGAGCCCTTGCGGAAAACCGACGTCACCATCATCGACGAACTCAAGAACCGGTTCGGCACGCAGGACGCGCTCGAACTTTTTGTCAAGGAGATAAAACTCGGAAAGTTTGACGAGGCATCCAAGGTGTTTGGGTATATTCCGGCGGACGCACAGCAGTCCAAGACCGCCCTCATTTACAAGATGCGAATGTTCGAGGGCCTAGGCGACAAGACCAATCTCGAACAGATGATGCTGACCCAGGCCGTTGACGACGCAGAATTCTACCTTGAAAAGGCGAAATACTATTACGGTGCGGGCAATTCGGAAAAATGCCTTGACTTCCTTGACGCGTGCGCAAAATCGCGGGGCGAATTCCTTGACGCGGCGGCGCTGCGGCAGGACGTGCTCTACTACAAGGCGCTCTGCTACTCGAAGGAATTCGACAGCCATCCGAGCCGCGCCACCATGAAAAACGCCCTCGATTCGTGGTTCGAGGTCAAGCTGCTGCTGCGCGATTCGGCGGCCCATCCGTATTTCAAAAAGGCGGAAAGCGAAATGCAGCGGATCGGCGACAAGGCAAAGGACATAAAAGGATAA
- a CDS encoding dihydroorotase gives MYKKPNGQTVYKPGIEAHPANILIKNGRVIDPANRIDEQVNVGVENGVIKFLGKEVPQGFRPQEEIDAEGMWVVPGLMDMHVHLREPGREDKETIETGTQAAAAGGFTAVACMPNTNPVLDEESKIRYVVQRGQYCPCRIYPVGSITKGLAGEELSPFGEMVRAGARAVSDDGKSVRKSNMMKNALNYSKSFKIPVICHCEDVDLSAGGQMNEGLASTRLGLRGIPSIAEDIIVTRDLMLAAYTGARVHIAHVSTAGAVRMIRDAKQRGAAVTCETCPHYFTLCDDDIVGWDTNRKMNPPLRTDADRKEIIAALSDGTIDVIASDHAPHVSEEKDVEFDAASFGVIGLETSLGVALTQLVAKDILMPADLVEKMSLAPNRILGLDGGTLSIGKRADITIIDPKTKWTVDPENFFSKSRNTPFAGLELAGFAKATILGGAIVYIRDSSK, from the coding sequence GTGTATAAGAAACCCAACGGCCAGACCGTGTATAAGCCCGGCATCGAGGCCCATCCCGCGAACATCCTCATCAAGAACGGCCGCGTGATAGACCCGGCCAACCGTATCGACGAGCAGGTGAACGTGGGCGTGGAAAACGGCGTGATCAAATTCCTGGGCAAGGAAGTTCCGCAGGGATTCCGGCCGCAGGAGGAGATTGACGCGGAGGGAATGTGGGTGGTGCCCGGCCTCATGGACATGCACGTGCACCTGCGCGAGCCGGGACGCGAGGACAAGGAGACCATCGAGACCGGCACGCAGGCCGCGGCCGCCGGCGGGTTCACCGCGGTTGCCTGCATGCCCAACACCAACCCGGTGCTCGACGAGGAATCCAAGATCCGCTACGTGGTGCAGCGCGGACAATACTGCCCGTGCCGCATCTATCCGGTGGGCTCCATCACCAAGGGGCTTGCGGGCGAGGAGCTGTCGCCGTTCGGCGAGATGGTGCGCGCCGGCGCCAGGGCAGTGAGCGACGACGGCAAGAGCGTGCGCAAGTCCAACATGATGAAGAACGCGCTCAACTATTCGAAATCATTCAAGATACCCGTGATCTGCCACTGCGAGGACGTCGACCTCTCGGCCGGCGGCCAGATGAACGAGGGTCTCGCATCCACGCGTTTGGGCCTGCGCGGCATCCCGTCGATCGCCGAGGACATCATCGTCACGCGCGACCTCATGCTCGCGGCGTACACGGGCGCGCGCGTCCATATTGCGCATGTGTCAACCGCCGGCGCCGTGCGCATGATCCGCGACGCCAAGCAGCGCGGCGCGGCCGTCACCTGCGAGACCTGCCCGCACTACTTCACACTGTGCGACGACGACATCGTCGGCTGGGACACCAACCGCAAGATGAACCCGCCGCTGCGCACCGACGCCGACCGCAAGGAGATCATCGCGGCGCTTTCCGACGGCACCATCGATGTGATCGCGAGCGACCACGCGCCGCACGTGAGCGAGGAGAAGGACGTGGAGTTCGACGCGGCCAGCTTCGGCGTGATCGGGCTCGAGACCTCGCTTGGCGTTGCGCTCACCCAGCTTGTCGCCAAAGACATCCTCATGCCCGCCGACCTCGTGGAGAAGATGAGCCTCGCGCCCAACCGGATCCTCGGGCTCGACGGCGGCACGCTCTCCATCGGCAAGCGCGCCGACATCACCATCATCGACCCCAAGACCAAATGGACGGTCGACCCCGAAAACTTCTTCTCCAAGTCCCGCAACACGCCGTTTGCCGGCCTCGAGCTAGCGGGATTTGCAAAAGCGACGATACTGGGCGGGGCGATTGTGTATATACGAGATTCAAGCAAATAA